TTACGATTTAACATATCGAACGCAAGTTGTGAAATTTTTCTGTAAAACACAAGCGGATTATCATCAGAGACAAATAATGCCTCTGCCGGTTCATAGTTAAGAACGTTTGGCCTCATGAACTTTTTCTCTTTCTCCAGCACATACGGAGGATTGCTTGCAATGATATCAAACTTCTTCCCTCCAAAAATAGAAAGAGCCTCTGTAGAAAGGATATCGCATTTGAAAAAATCCGGCGCCATTTGCTCCCCTTTTGAACCGTCAATAACGGAATCTATATGCTCCGGCATCCCTTCTGACGCATCCGGCTTTAGCCTTTCAATCTTTTGATTTCTAGCATATTGTAAAGCAACGTCAGAATTGTCGCAACCATAAACATGAGCGCGCGGAAAATTGCTCCACAAGCTCCATGCAATACAGCCGCTCCCCGTACAAATATCCAAAATCTCATGCGGCTTTCTGGAACTGTTGCTAAGAGTAATCAGGCTCACCATCGCTTCAGTCTCAGGACGTGGAATCAAGACTCCCGGACCGACGTTAAATCTGTGCCCGCAAAACATCTCATACCCAAGCACATACTGCACAGGCTCACCCTTCGCCATCCTCAGCACCGCCTCTCTCATCATCGCCTCGGAAAAATCTAAATCTTTTTTATTCTCGACAGATTCTTTATTTATCAGCAATATTTCTCTCTCAGGCTCTGAAATATAAGAGTAATCTCTAAATCCGGCCATCCCTACCAACACCCTGTTGCATAAAGAGATAGACTCCTCTTTTGAATAAAGAGGAGAAAGTTTTTCAACTCCAAAATCTATAAACTCCTTAATTGTCACAGGTAACCTCCTATAATAATTCCTAAAAAATTCTCTAGCTATGCTTGAACACTTGATTATATATCCTCAAGCATGTCTGTAAGGAACTGCTTCAAATCAAGACCGGCAACAGCAAGCTGTTTTGGAATAAGACTCATCTTGGTCATGCCTGGTATTGTATTGACTTCCAAGAAATAAACGTCATTGCCACGGATAATGTAATCCATCCTGACAACGCCGCTGCATCCCATGTATGTGTAAATTCTTTCGCTCAAATTTTGAACCTTTGCGGTCATCTCCGGAGATAACTGAGCAGGACAAATTTCCTGTGATTCTCCAAGATATTTGGCCTCATAATCAAAATATTCTCTCTTAGTAACTATCTCCGTAACAGGCAATTTGTGAATAGCACCTTGTAGCTTGTAAATGCCGTTTGTAACTTCTCTGCCCTCTATGGCTTCCTCCGCAATTACAGTATCGCACTCCGTATATGCATGATTAATAGCTCCTTCCAAATCTTCTTCTCTCTTAACTTTAGTAACTCCAAAGCTGCTGCCTCCAACAGTAGGCTTAACAAAAATCGGAAGTCCAAGTTGTCTGATAATTTCCCGCGGAGAGTGCGGAACATCTTTTCTGATATAGACATCCTTTGCCATCTTCACTCCTGCATAATCCAAAAATCTTTTGCAAGAATGTTTATCAAATGTGATGGCGGAAACAAATGCGGAACAGGTAGTGAACGGAACATGCATCATCTCCAGATATCCCTGAAGCAGACCATTTTCCCCCGGTTTGCCATGTATCATTATAAACGCCTTGTCAAACCTTACCAAGCCATGTCTGCACAGAACGGAAAAATCTGTTTTGTTAATCTCCTTGCTGCGAGTCTCCAGATTTCTATCGCTGCGGCCCATCACCAAATCAACATCAATTTCTTCATCATCGGGAGGAAGAACAAGAAGCCAGTGAGTCCCTCTCAAAAAGACCATGTAAGTCTGGAACTTCTCCTTATCAATGAATTTTGCCACATTAATAGCGCTCTGTACGGAAACTTCGCATTCGGAAGAATCACCTCCGCAAATAAGCGCAACATTTTGTTTGCCATTCATAACTGCTCCTCCTATTAAATTGACAGATTAAGTTTTTCTGTGTTAACAGATTAATTTTCCTGTGTTAACAAATTCTTGTGTTAACAGATTAGTTTTCCTGAATAAATTCATCCTGCGCTTCAGTCTCTCCCTCTCCGGTATCTTCCCCTCCGCTGCTGTTATCAGCCGCAGGCGTAGGACAATTCATATCTACATCAAAATCTTGCGGCACGGTAAACTTGTCGTTAATCGTAACTCCCTGTTTAGCATCCGCAAGCACCTTCTTCATAAATATTCCCCAAATTGGAAGCGCCATATTTGTACCGCTTCCGTTTGCCATGCTGGTAAAGTGAACCTGCCTGTCCTCTGCGCCAACCCAAACGCCGGCTGTCAATCTAGGCATGTAACCTATAAACCATCCGTCGGCATTATCATTTGTAGTTCCCGTCTTACCTCCTATCTGACCGCCGCTTATGTAAGACCTCAGCCTTGCTCCGGTACCGTGGTCAACAACATTTTGCATCATGTTAACCATCAGATAAGCAGTCTTTGCAGAAATTGCCTCTCTCTTTTTGCTTTGGAACCTGGAGAGTACAACACCGTTTTTATCCTCTATTCTTATTACAAACTGAGGGTCAATGTAAACGCCTCTGCTCGGATATACATTGAATGCGCTTACCATTTGATAAACAGGTATATCCGCAGAACCAACACACAAAGAATATACGGGATTCAAATAACATTTAATTCCAAGATTATGGGCCATTGCAACAAGCGCTTCCGGTCCAAACTGTTTCATCAAATATGCAGAGATATTATCGCTGCTTTTCTGCAATCCCCACTTAAGAGTAACGGTCTTGCCAATCCACTGTCCGCCCTCCTGGCTTCTTGGTGTCCAGACATTTCCGCCTGATACCACAAATGACTGAGGAACATTTACAACCTTATCACATGGAGTAAATCCCTCCTGCATGGCCAACGTATAAAGGAACGGCTTGAATGTGGAACCTACCTGTCTTTGTCCCTGCATAACCTGGTCATACTTAAAGTATTTATAATTCTCTCCGCCAACATAAGCTCTTACATATCCGGTCTCAGGCTCTATAGCCATAAGTCCTGCACGCAAGAAAGATTTGTAGTACTTGATGGAATCATTAGGAGTCATAAGAGTATCCGCATAACCCTTTTTATTCCAGGAGAATACGCGCATATCAGTTTTGGTATTAAAGGCTCTGTCAATCTCCGCCTCGCTCTCTCCCGCGCTGCGCATATTTTTGTATCTATCGCTCCAATGCCGCGCCTGCCTCATAATAGTCTCTATAGTAGCATCATCCGTCCCGTTTGCAAAAGGAGGATTCTTTGTATATCTGACATCTCTGCGGAAAGTAGATTGCAGCTGCTTAAGGTACTCGGCGACAGCCTCTTCTGCGTATTGCTGCATCTTTGCATTTATAGGCGTATAAATTTTTAAACCGTCGCGATCCAGATTATATTTATCTCCGTTAGCCTTAAAATTCTTATTAAGCCATCCATATAAAGGGTCTGTCTTCCAAAGAGTTGAGTCCTCTCTATATTCGCTCTCGCTGGTATAATCAGACCTCACCGGCTCATCCGCGCTCATCACTCTGCGCAACATATCTCTATAGTAAGGAGCAAGGCCGGATGCAATCTCATCATTGCTGTAAGTAAGTTTGATTGGCAATCTTACAATGGAATCATATTGAGCTCCCGACAGATATTTATATTTTTTCATCTGGCTCAGCACGTGATTCCTCCTCTTTAAAGAGAGGTCCGGATTAACAACAGGATTAAATCTGGTAGGCTTGTTAACCATACCAACAAGCAGCGCACTCTCCTCTACATTAAGGTCTTTTGGCAACTTGCCAAAAAATGTATTTGCCGCACTCTTAATACCATAAGCATTGCTTCCAAAGAAGACCGCATTCATATACATGCTCAAAATTTCCTCCTTGGTATAATTTCTCTCCAGCTTTACAGCCGTAATCCACTCCCTAAATTTATTAACGCCCAATACAAAAAACTTTGCGCCAGGAAAATGAGATTTAACCTCATCCCTTGGGAACAAAGTCTTTGCAAGCTGCTGGCTTAGAGTACTTCCGCCTCCGCCTCCCCTGGTATTGCCCAGCACAAGACTTTTAACGGCAACTC
The window above is part of the Bacteroidales bacterium genome. Proteins encoded here:
- a CDS encoding peptide chain release factor N(5)-glutamine methyltransferase, whose amino-acid sequence is MTIKEFIDFGVEKLSPLYSKEESISLCNRVLVGMAGFRDYSYISEPEREILLINKESVENKKDLDFSEAMMREAVLRMAKGEPVQYVLGYEMFCGHRFNVGPGVLIPRPETEAMVSLITLSNSSRKPHEILDICTGSGCIAWSLWSNFPRAHVYGCDNSDVALQYARNQKIERLKPDASEGMPEHIDSVIDGSKGEQMAPDFFKCDILSTEALSIFGGKKFDIIASNPPYVLEKEKKFMRPNVLNYEPAEALFVSDDNPLVFYRKISQLAFDMLNRNGRIYFEINEMFGEQVASLMGEMGFSEPQIVTDINNRPRIVRALRW
- a CDS encoding D-alanine--D-alanine ligase; translated protein: MNGKQNVALICGGDSSECEVSVQSAINVAKFIDKEKFQTYMVFLRGTHWLLVLPPDDEEIDVDLVMGRSDRNLETRSKEINKTDFSVLCRHGLVRFDKAFIMIHGKPGENGLLQGYLEMMHVPFTTCSAFVSAITFDKHSCKRFLDYAGVKMAKDVYIRKDVPHSPREIIRQLGLPIFVKPTVGGSSFGVTKVKREEDLEGAINHAYTECDTVIAEEAIEGREVTNGIYKLQGAIHKLPVTEIVTKREYFDYEAKYLGESQEICPAQLSPEMTAKVQNLSERIYTYMGCSGVVRMDYIIRGNDVYFLEVNTIPGMTKMSLIPKQLAVAGLDLKQFLTDMLEDI
- a CDS encoding transglycosylase domain-containing protein — protein: MEIKDKKKFLKWLWLIVFSPIILVLTAILLVWIFADIPSFEELEDPQSNLATQILAEDGTLLNTFHVENRSYTTFDDLSQGLKDAVVATEDVRFYKHSGVDMRSLFRVAVKSLVLGNTRGGGGGSTLSQQLAKTLFPRDEVKSHFPGAKFFVLGVNKFREWITAVKLERNYTKEEILSMYMNAVFFGSNAYGIKSAANTFFGKLPKDLNVEESALLVGMVNKPTRFNPVVNPDLSLKRRNHVLSQMKKYKYLSGAQYDSIVRLPIKLTYSNDEIASGLAPYYRDMLRRVMSADEPVRSDYTSESEYREDSTLWKTDPLYGWLNKNFKANGDKYNLDRDGLKIYTPINAKMQQYAEEAVAEYLKQLQSTFRRDVRYTKNPPFANGTDDATIETIMRQARHWSDRYKNMRSAGESEAEIDRAFNTKTDMRVFSWNKKGYADTLMTPNDSIKYYKSFLRAGLMAIEPETGYVRAYVGGENYKYFKYDQVMQGQRQVGSTFKPFLYTLAMQEGFTPCDKVVNVPQSFVVSGGNVWTPRSQEGGQWIGKTVTLKWGLQKSSDNISAYLMKQFGPEALVAMAHNLGIKCYLNPVYSLCVGSADIPVYQMVSAFNVYPSRGVYIDPQFVIRIEDKNGVVLSRFQSKKREAISAKTAYLMVNMMQNVVDHGTGARLRSYISGGQIGGKTGTTNDNADGWFIGYMPRLTAGVWVGAEDRQVHFTSMANGSGTNMALPIWGIFMKKVLADAKQGVTINDKFTVPQDFDVDMNCPTPAADNSSGGEDTGEGETEAQDEFIQEN